The following proteins are encoded in a genomic region of Ammospiza caudacuta isolate bAmmCau1 chromosome 13, bAmmCau1.pri, whole genome shotgun sequence:
- the CENPT gene encoding LOW QUALITY PROTEIN: centromere protein T (The sequence of the model RefSeq protein was modified relative to this genomic sequence to represent the inferred CDS: inserted 2 bases in 1 codon): MASRGGGTPAASGASGPAELQLPQGPRGLSPPPPPPPRNYADHNAPRRRRNYPPHTAPRPLPAXARVSREVVGGGNRSAVTGPAMADGRPRARPGLRRSGHNARAAAQTGSSVENKSKSVRSTLAKQRLGVFPDLKNGTPRLMLKRVMQNQPQVSPLAPQISNHEDTEEAHSEVPSKRVSSMGELQLPDVAPEDTSITVFNMKKKRRKFSISEFERAAERRLPQYQAQSALDSTVMTRSLRMSVGSLLAPDTVEKRGLLRRPKTRRAVDMQAFEGRVEQNLLKSKGQNDLVDSQSASGIRTSMLTSDAEMMMNSTELFVQPQLDEESQNKLSALEPQLSDSKTSAQRSPISDADQEEARLEGLVSSVSTNQGRTQRYSKSTSLDDEHVDRMSNVSPETSAKQGEEKQDHSQQSNPVAMISDTEEEVVCTAEHGASAGHSEHLEKKLAEKAELQITAGHASRGETEVAPLAGKEVEEGSTGAHSSPTTEHEINRGIGAESLGRPSHAFSSFEKPEVTPVDETDEQGDELQDQAMMLNLDSSVGEAAEDEAEQPESQEVSMKTPAFVRAPAHNLLLSAKPAKPSAPSFPQSSPLKLLQPKTVPKKLRTSQKKPREPQVPRSLIKEIFRHFAKMPVTRDAFQIVEKCSDRYFKQLSDDLEAYSHHAGRKTVEAADLEVLMRRQGLVTDKMPLRVLIERHLPLEYRRLLIPVAVSGNRVLPCK; the protein is encoded by the exons ATGGCCTCGCGGGGCGGGGGGACACCCGCGGCGAGCGGGGCGAGCGGCCCCGCCGAACTACAGCTCCCACAAGGCCCGCGCGGCCtctcgccgccgccgccgccgccgccccggaACTACGCGGACCACAATGCACCGCGCCGCCGGCGGAACTACCCGCCCCACACTGCGCCGCGGCCCCTCCCGGC CGCGCGCGTCTCGCGAGAAGTGGTGGGAGGCGGGAACCGTTCGGCCGTTACCGGACCCGCCATGGCTGACGGGCGGCCCCGGGCCAGGCCCGGCCTCAGGCGCAGCGGCCACAACGCGCGGGCGGCGGCACAG ACTGGATCGAGTGTAGAAAATAAGAGTAAATCTGTCAGGAGCACCTTGGCAAAGCAGAGACTGGGAGTGTTCCCTGATCTCAAAAATGGCACACCACGGCTTATGCTCAAGAGAGTCATGCAGAACC AGCCCCAAGTTTCACCACTGGCACCTCAGATATCTAACCATGAAGACACAGAAGAAGCTCATTCAGAAGTCCCATCTAAGAGGGTTTCCAGCAT GGGGGAATTGCAGCTGCCAGATGTTGCTCCTGAGGACACATCTATCACTGTGTTCAAcatgaaaaagaagagaaggaaattcagcatttctgaaTTTGAGAGGGCAGCAGAGAGACGACTTCCCCAGTACCAAG CTCAGTCAGCGTTGGACAGCACAGTTATGACTCG GTCCCTTCGCATGTCTGTGGGTTCCCTGCTGGCCCCAGACACCGTTGAGAAGAGGGGTTTGCTGAGGAGGCCCAAAACCCGCAGGGCTGTTGACATGCAAGCCTTTGAAGGCAGAGTGGAACAGAACCTGCTGAAGAGCAAAG GACAGAATGATCTTGTGGACTCACAATCTGCATCTGGGATTCGAACAAGCATGCTGACCAGTGATGCAGAAATGATGATGAATAGCACAGAGCTCTTTGTTCAGCCCCAGCTGGATGAAGAGAGCCAAAATAAATTGTCTGCTCTTGAACCCCAGCTGTCAGATTCAAAAACTTCAGCACAGAGAAGCCCAATTTCTGATGCAGATCAAGAGGAAGCAAGGCTGGAGGGTTTGGTATCCAGTGTGAGCACAAACCAGGGAAGGACCCAAAGATACTCCAAGAGCACAAGCCTTGATGATGAGCACGTTGACAGAATGAGTAATGTATCTCCAGAAACCTctgcaaaacagggagaagaaaagcaagATCACTCCCAGCAGAGTAACCCAGTGGCAATGATTTCTGATACTGAAGAAGAGGTGGTTTGCA CTGCAGAACATGGTGCAAGTGCTGGACATTCTGAACATTTGGAGAAGAAACTGGCTGAAAAAGCAGAATTGCAGATAACTGCAGGACATGCCAGCAGAGGTGAAACAGAAGTGGCTCCTTTAGCAGGAAAGGAAGTGGAAGAAGGCAGCACTGGAGCCCACAGCTCTCCCACAACTG AACATGAGATTAACAGAGGCATTGGAGCTGAAAGTCTGGGCAGGCCCTCTCATGCCTTTTCCTCATTTGAAAAACCTGAAGTGACTCCAGTAGATGAAACTGATGAACAAGGAGATGAACTACAGGACCAGGCTATGATGCTAAATTTGGATAGTTCAGTGGGAGAGGCTGCTGAGGATGAAGCTGAGCAGCCTGAAAGTCAAG AGGTTTCCATGAAGACTCCTGCATTTGTCCGAGCTCCAGCCCACAACCTCCTGCTGTCAGCAAAACCTGCAAAACCTTCTGCTCCCAG ttttcctcaAAGTTCTCccctgaagctgctgcagcctaAGACAGTTCCAAAGAAATTGAGAACATCCCAGAAGAAACCACGGGAGCCTCAAGTACCCAGGAGTTTGATAAAGGAGATATTCAGACATTTTGCTAAAATGCCAGTGACCAGAGATGCATTCCAAATTGTTGAAAAATG CTCAGACAGATACTTCAAGCAGCTGAGTGATGATCTGGAGGCTTACAGCCACCATGCAGGGAGGAAGACAGTGGAGGCAGCTGACCTGGAAGTCCTCATGAGAAG gcaggggctggtgACAGACAAGATGCCTCTGAGGGTGCTGATAGAGCGTCACCTCCCCCTGGAGTACCGCAGGCTGCTCATCCCCGTGGCTGTCAGTGGGAACAGAGTCCTGCCCTGCAAGTGA
- the THAP11 gene encoding THAP domain-containing protein 11: MPGFTCCVPGCYNNSHRDKALHFYTFPKDEELRRLWLKNVSRAGVSGCFSTFQPTTGHRVCSEHFQGGRKSYLVRVPTIFPLRGVNERKAQRARRPRPAAAAAAAPQGPAAAAEAPAGGAAEDVKPIDLTVQVELGAAATIGPSPVRLPVPVPAAAAAGEESPVEGGPPDHSYSLSSGTTSEELLRKLNEQRDIIALLEVKMKEMKGSIRRLRLAEAQLREEIREKDRLLHAASAGTRKRHGL; this comes from the coding sequence ATGCCGGGCTTCACCTGCTGCGTACCGGGCTGCTACAACAACTCGCACCGCGACAAGGCGCTGCACTTCTACACCTTCCCCAAGGACGAGGAGCTGCGGCGCCTCTGGCTCAAGAACGTCTCCCGGGCGGGCGTCAGCGGCTGCTTCAGCACCTTCCAGCCCACCACGGGCCACCGCGTCTGCAGCGAGCACTTCCAGGGCGGCCGCAAGTCCTACCTGGTGCGGGTCCCCACCATCTTCCCGCTGCGCGGCGTCAACGAGCGCAAGGCTCAGCGGGCCcggcgcccccgccccgccgccgccgccgccgccgccccgcagggccccgcggccgccgccgagGCCCCTGCAGGGGGCGCGGCCGAGGACGTGAAGCCCATCGACCTGACGGTGCAGGTGGAGCTCGGGGCCGCCGCCACCATCGGGCCCAGCCCCGTGCGGCTGCCGGTGCCGGtaccggcggcggcggcggcgggggaggAGAGCCCGGTGGAGGGCGGCCCCCCCGATCACTCGTACTCGCTGTCGTCGGGCACCACGtcggaggagctgctgaggaagcTGAACGAGCAGCGCGACATCATCGCGCTCCTGGAGGTGAAGATGAAGGAGATGAAGGGCAGCATCCGCCGCCTGCGCCTGGCCGAGGCCCAGCTCCGCGAGGAGATCCGCGAGAAGGACCGGCTGCTCCACGCCGCCAGCGCCGGCACCCGCAAGCGCCACGGCCTCTGA